The sequence below is a genomic window from Macadamia integrifolia cultivar HAES 741 chromosome 1, SCU_Mint_v3, whole genome shotgun sequence.
ATGTCTAGATGATTTGGAGACCCCCTCAAAAATTCTTGCATTCCTTTCCTGCCATATGATACTAGGAACCAGGGAAAAGCCAGTAATCCACACCTTTTTAAAATGGAGATTCTTTGTTGTTTGTTTCCACCATGCAATAAGAGAAAGCATGTCCATATAAGGTTTCCATTGCACATCGAAGCCTTCACAAAAAGCTCTCCACAAACTACGAGCAAATTCACAGTTATAAAATAAGTGAGAcattgattcttcatctttaccACACAAACTGCACCGAGAAGCCATTTGCACTCCACGACGAGACACATTTTCATCTGTTGGTAATCTATTTTGAACTAACCGCCAAGCAAAAATAGCTTGTCTTGGTTGGTTAGATGAGTTCCATATAAGAGAAAACCAACTCACTTTctgatatttttctctattttcttcccaGGCAGATTTAATAGAGAAGATACCTGAAGAGGTCAATCGCCAAAAACATTTGTCGTTCACACCTTGGATGTGAATATGTTTAGCTTTCTCCCAAATTTCAGCAAGTAAAACCGACTCCACATGAGGGAGGTCCCAGGCGGCTTGGCATATGAAATCagaaactttttcttttatatctGAGAAAAAAACCGGGTCCAAGTTTGTCTTCTCAGCGATAGATTGATTGTCAATCCACCTATCtaaccaaaaatcaatttttttcccatttcccaGAATCCATTGCTCATTCTTCGCAACGAAACTCCAAACTCTTTTCAAGCCTGACCATATAGCTGAAGACTTATAGCCCCTTCGCAGCGACCCATCTTCCTTGATAAAACGTTCCCTGAAGAATCTGCTCAGAAGAGAATCctcatgtttgatttgccaagccAATTTACATAAACAAGCAAAATTCACTTCTCTCATCCTTCTAATTCCCAGacccccttcctttttaggcttgcacaccccttcccatttcataacaatcttctttgccacttccatatcacctgaccaaataaaattcctcatccaccatTCCACCACCTTAATAGTTTCATCCGGCCACCACTACACAGAGAAGTTGTGTATGGGAATACCAGAAATAACTGACTTAACCAATTCAATTCTCCCAGCCATAGAAAGAATTTTTCCCTTCCACCCTGCCAACCGACCCTTTATCTTATCCAGAAGAGGAAGCAAATGACTATTCTTCACTCtgcctttaaaaatctccacccccaaatattttgtagggagaTCAGCCGCGGCAATGCCCAGAAAATCACTAATAAAATGACTTCTATGAGGGGcaatcttcccaaaaaatattttacttttttccaagtttatttTCTGCCCTGAAAAAGACTGATACTTGGATAAAAACTCATGAAGATGCTTCACGTACCTAGCTGACTCAttcataaagataaaaatatcatctgcgAAAAGTAAATGGGAAGGAGTAATTGCTCCTCTAGGGCCTGGGAGAGctttcatcttcctttccaGTATCAAGTTCTTCAGCCCCCTACAAAGAACTTCCTCTGCCAGAATAAAAAGGATTGGGGAAATAGGGTCTCCTTGCCTGAGACCACACTCCACACCAAAGAAacccactggacctccatttagcAAAATTGAAATCCTTGTTGAGAGCAGCATCTGGTGGATTTTGTTGATCCAATTGggagagaaaccaaatttcttcaaggttgcaaagaggaattcccaagACAGAGAATCATAGGCTTTCTGCACATCTAGCTTTagacccatacctccacctcgaACGTATGAGTGCATCAGATTTGCCAACTCTGAAGCAAGGCTTATATTTTCTGAAATAATTTTACCCCTCTGGAAGGCACCTTGTTCTTCTGAGATTAATCttgggagaaaaagagataaCCTGGAAGCAGCAATTTTGGACAAAACTTTGCAGAAAAAGTTTCCCATACATATGGGACGAAACTTATCCAAAGAAGAAGCACCATCAgttttagggataagggttagGAAACAATTATTTACCCCCTTAGGAATTTTCCCtactaaaaagaaagagaaaacagcCCTACAGAAATCATTTTCCACAATGTCCCAACAACTTCTGAAAAACTGACCTGGAAAGCCGTCAGGTCCCAGAGAACTGTCCGCATCCAGATCCCATATCGccatctttatttcttcccttgAGGGAACAACATCCAAGAAAGCATTGTCTTCATTAGAAATGATTGTTGGAATTTGGTCAAGTAACTCATAGTGTGGTTCTACAGGATTTTCAGAGTGAAAATTCTTGTAAAAATCCACAATATAGTTGGTCAAATCTAATTGATCAGAAATCCAAGAACCATCTTCACGACGTAACATACTAATCTGATTTCTTGATCTTCTAATCTTGACtgaaagatggaaaaattttgtgTTCCGATCGCCTTCTTTCAACCATCGTAATTTAGCCTTCTCAGACCACAGTTTTTCTTGCATCTTACTAGCATTTAAAAGGGttgtttttgcatcagcttcttcaTTAAAGAGAGCATCCGACATTCCTGAAACCTCAATAATATCCTACACTCTTTTTAGCTCTGAAGTAGCATTTTTCACTTCCTCATTTAGATTAGGAAATCTTTCTTTTGCCCAAGCTTTTAGCACCCCTTTTACCACCTTCAATTTCTGCGCCAAGATATAAATGGGGCAGCCACCTACCTGGTGGGACCAGGCGTGCTTCACCACCGACTGAAAACTATcatcttccatccaaaaattatgaaatcgaAACGGAATGTTGCTAGGCTTTTGGATCATGTTTGAATGGATCAAGATGGGAGTGTGATCAGATGCAGTGCAACTTATAACTCGCtgagaaatatttttgaattcatCAATCCATAACTCATTATGAAAGCTTCTATCCAAAACAGCCATGACATTACCCCTTCTACGATTATTTGACCAAGTATACTTTTTACCCTGTGAAGGGGTAGAAATGAGCATACAAGAATCCACCATTGCTTGGAACTCTGCTGCCGATCCAACATTAAATTTCCCCAGACCTTTCTTCTCATTAGATAACAGCgtcgcattaaaatcaccaacaACAAGCAGAGGGAGAGAAGCTGCTGAAATAGCCACCAATTCCGACCACAAATCTCTACGCTCAATTTTAAAGCAACTAGCATGAATAAAGGACAAAAGCAGTTTTTTCCCTTGCCAGTCGACCTCAATAGAGAGCTGTTGTTCTGACATTGAGACAATGGAAGGGTGCCTCAGACCACGTTTCCAAATTATCCACAGGTTAGACAACCTTTCATGGCGGATATTATGGATAAACTCTGCCGattatcccaatttattaaaaaataaaacagggaATTTACTCACCTGAACCATTGGTTCAGCCAAACACAGAAAATCTGGAGAATACTCTGAAATAAGAGATTGTAAAAATCTCTTACCAGCCTCCTTCTTCACACCACGAATATTCCAGAAAAGAACACGCATGATTAACTTGTTGAATCCGCGATCTTGTCAGATATAGATGTCTGAcctcctccttttttcttcttcccctttttttctcccactgtTTTACCCTGCTCACCCATCAAAACAGCTCTATCCACTGCCTGAGCTCCCATCACAGCAATCTCCCTTCTACTAATTGTAGAGGTAGGGGCCGGACCATGCCCAGAGGAAGAAATCCGACCACCCCTGCTCGTCAAGCCGCCCCGACTGGATCCCTGAATCAGTCCCGTTCTCTTTGTGCGCGATGACATTCTCACAGGACCCTGCGACACCCTCGCCAAAGGGTTGCTGAGAAGTATCCACCGTATCATAGACTGGGGAAGATCGGACCTGATACGGTCCACTCTCTTTTGAACCAGAATCCTGGTCTGAATCAGATTCTACTTCTGATTCAGAACCAGAATCAGACCCCTCCACGTCATCACTAGAGTCCTTCTCTGACTCAACTCTCTCCTGCGCTAATCCCACATTTTCCAAAATAGGGAGATTTGTATCAGccaaattcaaattaatttgaatctcACCTTCTTCTAGATTTGGAAGTTGAGAAGAGATATTATTTTGTGATTGTCCAGTAGATCCGTTTCCCTCTTCAATAGGTAACTTCCCTTTATTGttcaaaatctgattttggagaggcagatttgaaaattttctttccaaagaagatCCAGAGATACCCAACGAGTCACCCCTGTCCGAGTCAACTCCGTCTTCCTCGTATACCGCACCTGGTACCCTTACATTGTCACGAGCACTCTGCTTCTCATCCTCCATCTTTTTGAGTCGACAATTATTTACTTGATGACCCATACGCTTACAGAAACCACACTTTGCACAATTATCTTCATATATTACTCGCTGACGAAAGCCAAAAATCTTAGTAGTACCTGGTTCGAATCTCTCTACCTGAACCTCCTCAACACGAGTAGCAGCTTCCGAGCTATCAACTTCAACCAGCACTCGGACAAAATATCCAAAAATTCCTTGTCTAGTATGATTATCCAGGGTAACTGGATGTCCCACCGCCTTCGCAATGGAGAGAAGGACATtatcatgc
It includes:
- the LOC122072767 gene encoding uncharacterized protein LOC122072767, whose product is MEERRSEGDDMDNGDREALDRGPPPQGPEVNAPTRSYARAVGLASWPVIDLLPEPIQAGNITRIVIPQNDYEAKRQNFRFALIGRVNFHLLSLDDLRQEARDNWKLSQGVVMHPLGKGYVIFQFRCEGDKAAIWRRTPLRVHGQLIRLQHWRSDFNIHEKNSFTKLVWVRFPDLPLEYWHDNVLLSIAKAVGHPVTLDNHTRQGIFGYFVRVLVEVDSSEAATRVEEVQVERFEPGTTKIFGFRQRVIYEDNCAKCGFCKRMGHQVNNCRLKKMEDEKQSARDNVRVPGAILNNKGKLPIEEGNGSTGQSQNNISSQLPNLEEGEIQINLNLADTNLPILENVGLAQERVESEKDSSDDVEGSDSGSESEVESDSDQDSGSKESGPYQVRSSPVYDTVDTSQQPFGEGVAGSCENVIAHKENGTDSGIQSGRLDEQGWSDFFLWAWSGPYLYN